One segment of Meriones unguiculatus strain TT.TT164.6M chromosome 3, Bangor_MerUng_6.1, whole genome shotgun sequence DNA contains the following:
- the LOC110554706 gene encoding large ribosomal subunit protein eL43-like → MWFSLFGSGNMAKRTKKVGIVGKYGTRYGASLRKMVKKIEISQHAKYTCSFCGKTKMKRRAVGIWHCGSCMKTVAGGAWTYNTTSAVTVKSAIRRLKELKDQ, encoded by the coding sequence ATGTGGTTTTCGCTCTTCGGTTCCGGTAACATGGCTAAACGCACCAAGAAGGTTGGGATCGTTGGGAAATACGGGACCCGCTATGGCGCCTCCCTCCGGAAGATGGTGAAGAAGATTGAAATCAGCCAGCATGCCAAGTACACTTGCTCCTTCTGTGGCAAGACCAAGATGAAGAGACGAGCCGTTGGCATCTGGCACTGTGGATCCTGCATGAAAACAGTGGCTGGTGGGGCTTGGACCTACAACACTACTTCTGCCGTCACAGTGAAGTCCGCCATCAGAAGACTCAAGGAACTGAAGGACCAGTAG